From a single Fusarium fujikuroi IMI 58289 draft genome, chromosome FFUJ_chr03 genomic region:
- a CDS encoding probable 20S proteasome subunit (alpha4) chain PRE6: protein MASGYDRALSVFSPDGHVFQVEYAGEAVKRGTCAVGVKGADVVVLGCEKRSAMKLQDTRITPSKIQLLDHHVALAFAGLNADARILVDKARLEAQSHRLSVEDPVTIDYITKYVAGVQQRYTQAGGVRPFGISTLIVGFDNGSDVPRLYQTEPSGIYSAWKANAIGRSSKTVREFLERNYKEEMDREATIRLAIKSLLEVVQTGAKNIEISLMAPGATIETLPTSEIEGYVKEIEQEKQEEAAKKKTGRTPGTGSAAILTRSQDDSAAE, encoded by the exons ATGGCATCCGGCTACGACAGAGCTCTGTCGG TATTCAG TCCCGACGGCCACGTTTTCCAGGTCGAATATGCCGGTGAAGCTGTCAAGCGAG GAACTTGTGCTGTCGGTGTCAAGGGTGCCGATGTTGTGGTGCTAGGATGTGAGAAGCGCTCCGCCATGAAGCTGCAAGATACTCGCATCACCCCTTCCAAAATCCAGCTCCTCGATCACCACGTCGCCCTCGCCTTCGCTGGCCTAAATGCGGATGCTCGCATCCTCGTCGACAAGGCTCGATTAGAGGCACAGTCCCATCGTTTGTCAGTTGAAGACCCTGTTACTATCGACTACATTACCAAATATGTCGCTGGCGTCCAGCAACGGTACACACAGGCTGGTGGCGTCCGACCATTTGGCATTAGCACTCTGATTGTTGGGTTCGATAACGGCAGCGATGTCCCTCGACTGTACCAGACTGAGCCCTCCGGCATCTACTCTGCCTG GAAGGCAAACGCTATCGGTCGTTCAAGCAAGACTGTTCGTGAGTTCCTCGAGCGAAACtacaaggaggagatggaccgAGAGGCTACCATCCGGCTTGCAATCAAGTCGCTGCTCGAGGTTGTTCAGACCGGAGCCAAGAACATCGAGATTTCTCTCATGGCACCTGGCGCCACCATCGAAACACTACCTACGTCCGAGATTGAAGGCTACGTCAAGGAAATCgagcaggagaagcaggaagaagctgccaagaagaagacgggaCGGACCCCTGGAACCGGCAGTGCTGCCATCCTGACCCGATCTCAGGATGACTCCGCTGCGGAATAG
- a CDS encoding probable DNA helicase RAD25, whose product MPPKRKAGAAVQGGGKVGRSSRMSTPGAATPRTIDSNEDMPDEEEGPVDEALERDLNKNIDIFSLDRYQKRHAIRDPLPHIFGDRDFSYLVLKKDHQNRPLWIDPQKGRIILESFNPLAEQAQDFLITISEPLSRPTFMHEYALTTHSLYAAVSVGLSPEDIINTLDRFLKTPLPDEIRNFITSCTQSYGKVKLVLKNTKYYVESPDPNMLQTLLKNPKIGPLRVQGTEEITTSVAPKIGGLVIPGTQNAAGVKQANGLSQAGEQGKDGQPVQEGEVYATLNEEDDEDQEVTHSFEIADKDVETVQKECLNLGYPVLEEYDFRRDEANANLDIDLKPGTQIRPYQEKSLSKMFGNGRAKSGLIVLPCGAGKTLVGITAACTIKKGVIVLCTSSMSVVQWRNEFLKWSNINPDDIVAFTSDSKNNVFTGSTGIIVTTYAMVTQSRARSYDAEKMMKFLTGREWGLMLLDEVHVVPANIFRKVTSSIKTHSKLGLTATLLREDDKISDLNFLIGPKLFEANWMELSKQGHIARVQCAEVWCPMPTEFYDQYLKAPSRKKGLLYIMNPRKFQACQYLINYHESRGDKIIVFSDNVYALKAYALKLQKAFIYGGTGQAERLQVLENFQHNPNVNTLFLSKIGDTSLDLPEATCLIQISSHYGSRRQEAQRLGRILRAKRRNDEGFNAFFYSLVSKDTQEMYFSSKRQAFLVDQGYAFKVITQLANIEKTPGLAFADVSERRELLQKVLVENESMEEDDPNDDMFHQGTMGRKKKKGARRTAGTLGELSGGQDMAYIEQNKKLSAKRKKADSNAFFKKIGRENARRAAAQ is encoded by the coding sequence ATGCCGCCCAAGAGGAAAGCAGGTGCTGCTGTACAGGGTGGGGGAAAAGTGGGAAGGTCTTCGCGCATGTCAACACCTGGAGCTGCAACGCCACGAACGATCGATAGCAATGAGGACATGcccgatgaggaggagggcccCGTCGACGAGGCCTTGGAACGTGATTTGAACAAGAATATAGACATCTTTTCTTTGGATCGCTATCAGAAGAGACATGCGATCCGGGACCCCCTACCACACATCTTTGGCGACCGTGATTTCTCATACCTGGTCTTGAAGAAAGATCATCAGAATCGACCTCTCTGGATAGACCCTCAGAAAGGCCGCATCATTTTAGAGAGTTTTAATCCACTGGCGGAGCAGGCTCAGGATTTCCTCATCACTATTTCTGAGCCCTTGTCTCGACCGACTTTCATGCACGAATACGCCCTTACAACACACAGCCTGTACGCTGCCGTCTCTGTCGGCTTGTCGCCAGAGGACATCATCAATACACTAGATCGATTTCTTAAGACACCTCTGCCGGATGAGATTCGAAATTTCATTACAAGTTGCACTCAGAGTTATGGCAAGGTGAAGCTGGTTCTCAAGAACACAAAGTACTACGTCGAAAGTCCTGATCCAAACATGCTCCAAactctcctcaagaacccaAAAATTGGTCCCCTACGCGTCCAAGGAACGGAAGAGATCACAACATCAGTTGCGCCTAAGATTGGCGGCCTTGTCATTCCCGGAACACAGAATGCCGCCGGAGTGAAGCAGGCTAATGGCCTTAGCCAAGCAGGCGAACAGGGCAAAGATGGACAACCCGTTCAGGAGGGCGAAGTCTATGCCACGCTCaacgaggaggacgatgaggacCAGGAAGTGACGCATTCCTTTGAAATTGCAGACAAGGATGTCGAAACGGTACAGAAAGAATGCCTGAATCTGGGATACCCAGTTCTGGAGGAGTATGACTTTCGGAGGGATGAAGCCAACGCAAATTTGGATATCGATCTGAAGCCTGGTACTCAGATTCGGCCTTATCAGGAAAAAAGCTTGAGCAAGATGTTTGGTAACGGTCGAGCCAAGAGTGGACTAATCGTCCTGCCCTGTGGTGCTGGAAAGACACTTGTGGGTATCACAGCAGCGTGCACTATCAAGAAGGGTGTCATCGTCCTATGCACGAGTTCAATGTCCGTTGTGCAATGGAGGAATGAATTTTTGAAATGGTCCAACATCAATCCCGATGATATTGTTGCCTTCACATCCGATTCCAAGAACAATGTCTTCACCGGAAGCACTGGGATCATCGTCACGACCTATGCAATGGTCACACAATCGCGGGCCCGATCTTACGATgcggagaagatgatgaagttcttgacAGGCCGAGAATGGGGCCTGATGCTGCTGGACGAGGTGCACGTTGTGCCCGCCAACATCTTCCGTAAAGTCACGTCTTCGATCAAGACTCATTCAAAGCTTGGTCTCACAGCCACACTTCTTAGAGAAGATGACAAGATCTCTGATCTAAATTTTCTTATTGGACCAAAGCTATTTGAAGCTAATTGGATGGAGCTTTCAAAGCAAGGACACATTGCTAGAGTTCAGTGTGCAGAAGTATGGTGCCCAATGCCCACAGAGTTCTACGACCAGTATCTCAAAGCACCAAGCCGGAAGAAGGGTTTACTTTATATCATGAACCCTCGGAAGTTTCAGGCTTGTCAATATCTCATTAATTACCACGAATCAAGAGGAGACAAGATTATAGTATTTTCGGATAACGTGTATGCGCTCAAAGCATATGCGCTAAAGCTTCAAAAAGCGTTCATCTATGGTGGCACTGGTCAAGCAGAACGTCTGCAAGTGTTGGAGAACTTTCAGCACAATCCGAACGTCAACACGCTCTTTTTATCGAAGATTGGAGACACGTCCCTCGATTTGCCCGAGGCTACCTGCCTTATCCAAATTTCATCCCACTATGGCTCACGTCGCCAGGAAGCGCAGCGTTTAGGACGAATTCTTAGGGCCAAAAGGCGTAATGACGAGGGCTTCAATGCCTTTTTCTACTCTCTGGTATCAAAAGACACGCAAGAAATGTATTTTTCTTCCAAACGTCAAGCTTTCCTCGTTGATCAGGGATATGCTTTCAAGGTCATTACACAATTAGCAAACATCGAGAAGACACCCGGACTAGCATTCGCAGATGTGTCGGAGCGGCGTGAACTGTTACAGAAGGTTCTTGTGGAGAATGAGAgcatggaggaggatgacccGAACGACGACATGTTCCATCAGGGTACTATGGGacgcaagaaaaagaagggagCTCGACGAACAGCGGGAACTCTCGGCGAGCTCAGTGGTGGCCAGGACATGGCATATATCGAGCAGAATAAGAAGTTATCAGCAAAGCGGAAGAAGGCGGACAGCaatgccttcttcaagaagattggACGCGAGAACGCCAGGCGAGCAGCAGCACAGTAA
- a CDS encoding probable potassium transporter TRK-1, which translates to MLDETRASIWARLKAVKPPFVSKKPHFNFISVHYTWIIGATLLASVIIYGAGRGQTSYVDSLMFASGANTQAGLNPIDVNLLNTFQQIVVYFFTITSNPITLHTSVVFLRLYWFEKRFQGWVTDARQRRATLSKAKTRPRSEAREAEEGVNGRHITVVPYQGRPPRITNDGILLDGNDVIQSQAIADDDDDENLPHKPPPASSDESDTVSAGRSNSIELSPLEKPDQGFGDGREANEGHSRSQNAPTGIKFAETVKRSDGVDDDLTKFPQRRSHAEHIAILERQRNQDNEILRIPGPRETERGMGPRRLDNDDTQDGDDDNNTIAMTRTVESRSDHATLDPRAPTGRRPTIVIAEPKRPLKHELTDDAKAVGGTLNALRVRKPRVFNRGQKEVHEDSESTMGRAFRTRTIDTIKSALSNDHTKDMPYLSYTPTMGRNSNFVGLTLEQREELGGIEYRSLRTLALILLSYFWGFQLIAVTFLLPFILHNEKYGRIVEGNAISRTWWGFWTANSAFNDLGLTLTPDSMNSFNTSEYVMMIMWFFIIIGNTGFPVMLRFVIWVLAQIVPKGTGLWEELRFLLDHPRRCFTLLFPSSANWWLFWILAALNAIDLLFFVVLDLNSGPVAELPVHTRIADGLFQAASTRTAGFSCFSLSDLHPAIPVLYMIMMYISIFPIAISIRRTNVYEEKSLGVYHNKKDEDEEESPSALNYVGTHLRRQLSFDLWYVFVGFFFLAISEGESLKAKDFNLFDVLFEVISAYGTVGLSMGVPNVNASLCSQFTVVGKLIIVAMQIRGRHRGLPYGLDRAVLLPSEARFQKEAEENQPILVRTRTNASMATTSGMEPPTSPGLPGRRGSMGRIRERANSRIISQFLYPGPVIPSNEIHGHKRATSNNSNNLRDFPRFNTEPVLEEEKDDVPPLRTIESHSGGPRRAETNPMP; encoded by the exons ATGCTGGATGAGACGCGCGCTTCTATATGGGCGCGACTCAAAGCTGTCAAGCCGCCATTTGTGTCCAAAAAACCACACTTCAACTTTATTTCCGTTCATT ATACATGGATTATTGGCGCAACCTTGTTAGCTTCCGTCATTATATATGGTGCTGGTCGCGGTCAAACGTCATATGTCGATTCTCTTATGTTCGCCAGCGGAGCCAATACACAAGCTGGATTAAACCCAATCGACGTcaaccttctcaacaccTTTCAACAGATTGTCGTTTACTTCTTTACTATAACGTCTAATCCAATCACACTACATACTTCAGTGGTCTTCCTACGTCTTTACTGGTTTGAGAAGAGGTTTCAAGGGTGGGTGACGGACGCCAGACAGCGCCGTGCTACACTTTCTAAGGCCAAGACTCGTCCACGAAGTGAAGCCcgcgaagctgaagaaggagtCAATGGTCGGCATATTACGGTTGTGCCTTACCAGGGGAGACCTCCGCGTATCACGAACGATGGGATACTGCTTGATGGAAATGACGTTATTCAATCCCAGGCGATcgccgacgatgacgacgatgaaaaTCTACCACATAAACCACCACCTGCGAGCAGCGATGAAAGCGACACGGTCTCAGCCGGCCGTTCTAACAGCATAGAACTAAGTCCCTTGGAGAAACCTGACCAAGGCTTTGGAGATGGCAGGGAAGCGAATGAGGGGCACAGCAGGTCACAGAATGCGCCGACAGGTATCAAATTTGCTGAAACGGTCAAGAGAAGTGACGGAGTCGACGATGACTTAACCAAATTTCctcaaagaagaagccatgcgGAGCATATCGCTATCCTAGAGCGTCAAAGAAACCAGGACAACGAAATTCTAAGGATTCCTGGTCCCCGAGAAACCGAGCGGGGGATGGGACCTCGAAGGCTTGACAATGATGATACTCAggacggtgatgatgataataaTACCATTGCCATGACGAGAACTGTGGAATCGAGGTCAGACCACGCAACACTAGACCCCAGGGCACCAACAGGCCGCAGACCAACTATCGTTATTGCTGAGCCGAAACGTCCCCTCAAACACGAATTGACTGATGATGCCAAAGCCGTTGGTGGCACTCTTAATGCCCTTAGAGTGCGCAAGCCTCGTGTGTTCAACCGTGGTCAGAAGGAGGTGCACGAGGATAGCGAGAGCACTATGGGCCGTGCTTTCCGAACACGCACAATCGATACTATCAAGTCGGCCTTGTCAAACGACCACACGAAGGATATGCCGTACCTCAGTTACACCCCGACTATGGGTCGAAACTCTAACTTTGTGGGCTTGACCCTGGAACAGCGAGAGGAACTTGGCGGTATCGAATATCGGTCCCTGAGGACTTTGGCACTGATTTTGCTATCCTATTTTTGGGGGTTCCAGCTCATTGCTGTAACCTTCCTTTTGCCTTTCATTCTTCATAATGAGAAATATGGGAGAATTGTTGAAGGGAACGCtatctcaagaacctggTGGGGATTTTGGACAGCCAACTCGGCCTTCAACGACTTGGGTCTGACCCTAACCCCTGACAGTATGAACTCTTTCAATACATCGGAGtatgtgatgatgatcatgtGGTTCTTCATTATCATTGGAAACACGGGTTTTCCTGTCATGCTCCGTTTTGTCATTTGGGTTCTTGCTCAGATTGTTCCTAAGGGGACCGGCCTGTGGGAAGAACTTAGAtttcttcttgaccatcCTCGCCGGTGTTTCACTCTCCTATTCCCCTCGAGCGCTAATTGGTGGCTATTTTGGATTCTTGCCGCATTGAATGCCATAGACTTGCTTTTCTTTGTGGTCTTAGAT CTTAACTCAGGCCCAGTCGCTGAACTACCTGTTCATACTCGTATTGCCGATGGTCTATTTCAAGCTGCCTCTACAAGAACTGCAGGATTCTCATGTTTCAGCCTTAGCGACCTTCACCCTGCCATCCCAGTATTGTACATGATCATGATGTACATTTCAATCTTCCCAATCGCAATCTCCATCCGCCGAACGAACGTCTACGAAGAAAAGTCTCTCGGAGTTTACCACAACAAgaaagacgaagatgaagaggaatcgCCCAGCGCTCTAAACTACGTTGGTACCCATCTGCGACGTCAACTTTCTTTCGACTTGTGGTACGTTTTTGTGggattcttctttctcgcaATCAGTGAAGGTGAAAGTCTCAAGGCAAAAGACTTCAATTTATTTGATGTTCTTTTCGAAGTTATCAGTGCGTACGGAACTGTGGGTTTGAGTATGGGTGTACCCAACGTCAATGCTTCTCTGTGCTCTCAGTTCACCGTCGTTGGGAAACTTATCATCGTTGCCATGCAAATCCGTGGCCGTCACCGCGGCTTACCTTATGGTTTGGATCGTGCCGTTCTGTTGCCCAGTGAGGCACGTTTCCAGAAGGAAGCAGAGGAGAACCAACCAATTCTTGTTCGCACCAGGACAAATGCCTCAATGGCAACCACCTCAGGCATGGAGCCGCCTACTAGTCCAGGTTTACCTGGTCGACGTGGCAGTATGGGCCGTATACGTGAGCGAGCAAATAGTCGCATCATCTCCCAATTTCTATATCCTGGTCCCGTAATCCCCAGCAACGAGATACACGGCCACAAACGCGCAACATCAAACAACTCTAACAACCTGCGGGACTTCCCGCGATTCAATACTGAGCCAGTGctcgaagaggagaaggacgatgttcctcctcttcgAACCATTGAGTCTCATAGTGGTGGTCCTCGTCGTGCTGAGACCAACCCGATGCCATAA